The following is a genomic window from Sporocytophaga myxococcoides DSM 11118.
CTTCATTGGCGAGAACACGCGCTCTGGAAGAGTGATACAACGACTTCTCCAATTGACCTTCATTGTAGTATTTCTTAGCCAGTCGCTCATGAGATACTGACTTATTCAGCTTACCATTAAACAATTTGGTCTTTTTCACCACCATATGTGCAAAGCCAATGGTGCGATTAGTCTTTAACAGAAAGTTTTTAACTTTCACTTTATCAGCAGTAGGATTTGCAAGCACTGAAGCCAGTGTGAACAATGATAAAATTAGGCTAAGATATAGTTGTCTGAATCGGATCATGTGGTTTTTATTTTGTTTGGGAGATTAATACGAAAAAATAATTGAGTAGATACAAAAGTTTTCCTGAATGAAATTAAATATAACCAACTGACAATAAGACCAATACATCAGAAGTAAAAGTTTTTTTTATTTTGAAACCTATTCAGCTTCACTTCCAAGATCCTGAAGATCTGTCAAGTATCTTTAAAATATGAGTCTTCAAAAAGATTAGGCCCTAAATATCAACTATTTCCAGACCTCTCAATGAGTGGAACTCTCCACAGCAAAAACCGGTTTAAGTACTATATGCAATTCCACAAATTTTTCATAGAGCTATTAGACCACTAAAGTCCCAGATAAGACGGGACCAGGAAATTGCATTTTCCACCTTTACAAAACTCCCGAACATTAATTTCAATGATAATAAAATCAATTATGAGCTTGTCTCAAGGTGATTCTATTGCCTGATGAGTAAGTGAAACTTGATTCAATTTCTATTCTCCTTTCACTTATTCATCAGACAATAACTAACTATTGAGGCTGCTTCCACCTCTAAATATATATTGTTATGAACTGGATATATCTTTCTCTCGCAATCGTGACAGAAGTTGTAGGCACAGTGATGATCCGATTTTCGAATAGTTTTTCGAAGATCATACCTACTATTTTAATGATAGCTTTTTATATCGTAAGTTATTATTTCTTTAACCTGTCCATTAAAAAAATTGAGCTTGGTACTGCTTATGCTGTATGGTCAGGCGTTGGCACTGCATTACTTACAGCAGTTGGGATGCTTGTTTTTAATGAAAGTATTTCTCTAAGCAGAGTTATAGCCATCACTCTTATTCTTATTGGAGTACTAATACTCAACTTATCAGGATCATCTTCACAGGCATAAAAAATGATGGCATATAAATAAAGAGAGGTTGTTCAAAAGATGCAGCCTCTCTTTTTTTATTTCCGGTGGTGTCGGGTCTTTCGACCATAGCTATCAATTTAACAGATTTGATTGATGCCATAACCTAAAGCGATGGCAGAATTATTAAGTTCATGCCTTTGCTTGAGCCTGAATCAACTGGCATTTTTTAAATTTTATGTATTGAGTTCAAATAACATGGTTTAGTTATTTTTCAGTTTATTAAGAATTTTTTGAGGAAAGTGCAGACCTCGGAGAGGTCATATGTTTATAGTTACTACCTGAAAAATAGCATACGACCCCATTGGGGTCGCATCAATACTACATTCGCTTTTCTATAAATATTCAATCCCTTCAGGATTGTAAATAAATGAATAAAGCGATTGTTAAAATTATAAAACAGTTAAGCTGACACATGGTCTTTCGACCCGACATCACTGAAATACCCAATCCGCTAAATCAGAAAGGGCTGTCTTCTTAATAAAGACAGCCCTTTTATTTATGGTACAACTTCGAAGATTAGAAAGCCAAACTTCGAGCAAAAACCTTAAGCAATAGAACTTTTACCTGACATTTTGCTAGTAAAAGCTGACGTGACGGAGCTTTTTGTTAACATTTGTAAGGTAAAAGCTCACATGACGGAGGTTTTTGCTGACATTTCCTGTGGTGTCGGGGTCTTTCGACCCGAAACATTTAAGAGATAGTGTGTCAGGTCGGAAAGACCTGACACCACAAATTAGACGAAGTATAAAAAAAGAGACTGCCCGATTAGACAGCCTCTTTTATATTTTCCTTAGTGAATAGATTTGTTTAATTACCCAAGAAAGGTAAACTGCTTCAGGAATCTCACGTCATTCTCTGTGAACAAGCGAAGATCTTTGATCTGGTATTTAAGCATGGTAATTCTTTCAATACCCATACCGAAAGCATAACCTGAATATTTCTTAGAATCAATCTTTGAGTTTTCAAGTACGTTAGGATCAACCATTCCTGAACCACCGATTTCAACCCATCCTGAATGTTTACAGATATTGCAGCCCTCACCCTTACAGATCAGACAGCTGATATCAATTTCCGCACTGGGCTCAGTAAAAGGGAAAAATGAAGGTCTGAATCTAAGTTTAGTATCTTTTCCAAACATCTCTTTCACAAAGTGGTAAAGTGTCTGCTTAAGATCTGCAAAGCTTACATTTTCATCTATGTACAAACCTTCTACCTGATGAAACACGCAATGTGCTCTGGCAGATATCGCTTCATTTCTATAAACTCTTCCTGGAGATAAAGTCCTGATGGGAGGCTTCTGATTTTCCATCACCCTCACTTGCACAGAAGAAGTATGCGTTCTTAATGCAATGTCAGGATTTTTCTCAATGAAAAATGTATCCTGCATTTCTCTTGCCGGATGGTTCAGTGGGAAGTTCAGGGCAGTAAAGTTATGCCAGTCATCTTCAATCTCAGGCCCTTCGGAAAGGTTGAATCCCATGCGCTCGAATATCTGGGTAATTTCTTCACGCACCATAGAAAGAGGATGACGTGTACCATTCTGATCAGGAATTCCAGGGAGCGTCAGATCTTTTCCTGAAGAAGCATTTTGTGAAGCCGCCTGTTCAAACACTTCTGTAAAGTGGAGAAGCTTAGCCTGTGCTGCATTTTTAAGAACATTCAGCTCTGCACCCATTGCTCTCTTTTCTTCATTGGGTACTTGCTTCAGTAGGTCGAATAATTCAGTAACCTTACCTTTTTTGCTTACAAACGTTAGTCTGAATTTCTCAAGACTATCTTTAGTATCTATCTGAAATTGCTCTATTTCTTCCGAAATGCCTTTTATCTTATCTAACATGCTACAAAGATATAAATAAACTTAAGGTTCAACAATTCTGTAATTTTAAGATGAACATAAGGAAATGATAATTAAGTCCCATTTTTTGTTAAAAATAAAATTTTATATATTCCATTAAACTAAATTAACTGATATTCAAATTTATCATTAGGATGAATATAAAAATAATAGCGCCATTAAGAAATTTTCTGTTTAAAAAAGCTGACACCAGGCTCAAAATGAATGGGTTCATAGCAACAAATCGACAACGTGAAATTCAAGAATTTATTCTTTTAAGCCCGCCTTTCTCTTTAGCAGTTGGAGGAATTAATTTTAGGACTCTTTCAGATAATGTTTGTATATATTACTCTGGAAACTTGCGTTCCTTAAATGTGATATATGATGATCGAAACTTAGTAGCTGTTGGTAGGTCCTTACTTGTTCTATTCCAATCCTATTTATTTGCCATGTGGTTAATCAAGGATAACTCTGTAAATATATTTGAAGGATTTCTTAGCTCCTTAGATGAAACCAATGTACGCGAATATCGTCATGATGTCAATTCAAATTCTGCTGGCTCATATGAAGACGTTTATTTTGATGACGATGAATTTAACCGAATATGCCGTATCCAGGAGGTATTACTACCTATTTTTCTTGTGAATGACAATTCTGATCCAACTCCAAATTTTGGCACCAACCCTTCTGTTTATAATAAGATTTTGTATAATAATCACAATAGAATACGACGAGCTTTGGACTTTTTATGTAGAGCCAGATATGAATCATTCTTACCTTCAAAAATTTCCATGTACATGGCTGTACTGGAATCTTTATTTAATACTTCAAAGTCAGATGTAGATAAAACCGTCCGAAAAAGAACAGCTTTATTCTTAGGGGGAAATGAAAATATCCAAACATTAAATAGCGAAATCATTAAGAAAGCCTACAATGTGAGATCTAATTACATTCATGGGCAAATTTTAGGAAAAGCTGAAAATAGCAGGAATTTAATTGATCTATCTCAGAAAGTAGATAATTTAATTAGGCAGGTATTAACTAAAGCTATTGACGAACCATCATTCCAAATGAAAGAAAAAGATGCAATAAAGTGGATTGATAATACTTTTAAATTATCATTAAGAAACACCTTTACTTTCAAAGATTTCACCGAAGTTAATACAGCTGGTTCAAACTTTAAAATTTACACTCATGAACCACCTTGCAATAAGTCATTCATTTCTGAACATCCGCTAAAATTATGTCCCTTCTGCAAAGGTGCGGCTGAAATTATTACATAATCACCTAAAATAAAGAGTAGCTTTTTGCCATACCCAAAAACTACTCTTTAAATAGTTGTTATTTCGCCTTCCTTTCAATCTCTCTCAGATTCTCCATTTTCTTATTTCTTAAGAACCCATTGATATCTTCGAAATGCTCTTTCACTCTTTTGTTTCCGAACTCAAAAACCTTTGTAGCCAGGCCACTTAGGAAATCTCTGTCGTGAGAAACAAGAATGATGGTACCATCGAACGCTAGCAGCGCTTCTTTAAGGATATCTTTGGTTTTCATATCCAGGTGGTTAGTAGGCTCATCGAGGATCAGAAGGTTTACCGGTTCTAAAAGCAATTTAATCATTGCAAGCCTTGTTTTTTCTCCTCCTGATAATACCTTCACTTTCTTAGCAGAAGCATCACCACCAAACATGAAGGCACCTAAAATATCTCTGATTTTTGTCCTGATATCACCGACAGCAATATTGTCGATAGTCTGGAACACTGTTAGTTCTTCATCAAGTAAAGATGCCTGGTTCTGGGCAAAATAGCCTATCATAGCGTTATGCCCAACTTCCAGCTTTCCATCAAAATCAATTTCTCCCATGATAGCCTTTATCATGGTTGATTTACCCTCACCGTTTTTCCCGACAAATGCTAACTTTTGGCCTCTTTCAATAGTAAAAGAAGCATCTTTGAAAACAACATGATCTCCATAAGTCTTTCCTAATTGATTGGCAATTACTGGATAATTACCTGAACGAGGGGCTGGAGGGAATTTAAGATTCAGAGATGAAGTATCTACCTCATCCACCTCAATAGGCTCAAGCTTCTCTAGCATTTTAACACGAGACTGTACTTGAAGCGTTTTTGAATATGTACCTTTAAAGCGATCTATGAACTCAGTAGTGTCTGCAATAAAGCGCTGCTGTTCGTCAAACGCCTTCTGCTGGTGCTGACGACGCTCTTCTCTTAATTGCAGGTAATGAGAATAGTTGGTTTTGTAATCATAAATGCGACCCATTGTTACTTCAATGGTGCGGTTTGTAATATTGTCAACAAAAGCTCTGTCGTGGGAAATTACAATTACAGCTTTTGCACTGTTTACCAGAAAATCCTCCAGCCATTGGATAGATTCTATATCCAGGTGGTTAGTAGGCTCATCGAGAAGGATAAGATCAGGAGTTTGCAATAGTATCTTTGCAAGCTCAATACGCATGCGCCATCCACCGCTGAATTCGCTTGTAGGTCTTGAGAAGTTTTCTCTCACAAATCCCAATCCTAGCAAAGTCTTTTCAACTTCAGCGTCAAAATTGATTTCTTCAATAGAATAATACTGCTCACTGACTTCAGAGACACGTTCAATAATTTTATAGTACTCATCAGATTCATAGTCAGTTCTGGTTTCAAGCTCCTTGTTCAGTGCATCAATTTCCTTTTTCATATTAAGGATAGAAGCAAATGCCTTTGAAGTTTCTTCAAAAACAGTGCTATCATCATCCAGCAGCAGGTGCTGAGGCAGATAAGCAATGACAGCTCCGTTGGGCGCAGTAATTTTTCCTTTTGTGGGTTTATCAACGCCAGCAATAATTTTTAGCATGGTAGATTTACCGGCACCGTTTTTACCCATAAGGGCTATTCTGTCATTATCATTGATATTGAAAGTAACATCGCTGAAAAGTGTTCTGCCGCCAAAAGCTACAGTAAGTCCGTCAACTGAAATCATGGAGATTTAAAATAAAATTAAGGGTGTAAAGATACGTATTTTTCAACGATACCCGGGAATGAAAAATTCCGAAATTAGCCTATAAGGGAAGATTTTAAGCAGATTATTCCCAATAGACAGGATATAGAGAAAATCATTTACCCTGAAAAATAAGGATTTAAAAAAGTAAATGCGAAATTAAAGTAAAATTCACCTGTTTCTGGCAAAGTAAATTTGCCTATTAATCCCGCATAAAATTCTAATAATTTAATGATAAGCTGAAACTCCAGCCTATTTAAATACCTTAAAAAGCAATAATAAAAAGATTGCTAAAGCCACAATTCCAGTGGTAATATCAAGTCCAAAACAGCATATTGTGATAATTCCAGAGATCACAGTACCTGCAATTTTCATCCAGCTGTATGGCCTGTCTCCTTTAGTTTCACCCGTACGGGCATTGATCAAAAACCTGAAGGATTTCCCCCTGTATCTGAATGAGCTGATCCACAATGGCAATAGAGTATGCTTAAAGGTGGTATTACTGTATGTCGTATCAGATGAGTGAATCCTTTGCCTGTCTCCTCCAATATCACTGCGAATGCTTGAATCGATTGTTCCTTTGATCTTATTTTTGGCTAATTCAAAACTATCTTTTAACCCAACCTGGTAGCTTTCACTTCTAAATCCCGCAAGGTAATTTTCGTTAAATGGAACAAGACCTTCAAGATCCCATGGTTCGAGAACATCCACATAATCTCTGGGAAGAGAATGTGATGCATTTACAAGCACATCGTCAAAAGAATTTCCAACGCTCCCTGCTGCATAATACCAATCCGTCACCACCCTGGTCCTTGTCTTGGTAACTGTCTGTCCATTTTCAACGGTAGTATAGTGCTCTGTTTCATGTCTGTCTATCCCTTGCTCCCCTGTATAGTCAGTCAGAGTATTCGTATCAAATGTCCAGTAAGGCAGATATATTCCATTCAGCTTTTCAGATACTGCATACTTTTTCAGATCATTTGGAGCAAACCATAAAGATCCAAGCCATTTACCAAAAGATGAGTAAGCCTCTTTCTTATCGATTTTAAAGGGCAAAACAGATTTGGGTTTAATGACTGTTTTGATATGAGCATTTTTCAGAACGAGGGCAGTGCCACAAAAGGCGCATTCATCAGCAGTAACGTTAGGTTTAAGTGTTGATTCAGCTCCGCAGCTTGTACACTTTACGCTCGAAACCTCGTGGCTTTCACCATCATTATTCTTATCAAGATCAGTATGAGCATTAAAATCCAGTTCCGAGACTTTTTCTACATCATTAGGTGTAACAATTTCATTTACAGTTCCACAATATTCACATTGAAGTGAATTTGTACCTGGAGCGTACTTTAATATCGCTCCACAACTCTTACATCCGGTGGTATTCCCCAGATCACTTATAATTGGATTTTGCTCCATTTATCAAAAGATCAACTTTAACATGTAAAAAATAAAAGGTATGCTTCTGATCCTGAAAAATTTCAGGACCAGAAGTATTAAATTATGATTGAGGAATCGGAGGGGGAATCGGAGGAGGCGTATTATTAAATATTGCTGATAACTCCGGAATTTG
Proteins encoded in this region:
- a CDS encoding HEPN domain-containing protein; protein product: MNIKIIAPLRNFLFKKADTRLKMNGFIATNRQREIQEFILLSPPFSLAVGGINFRTLSDNVCIYYSGNLRSLNVIYDDRNLVAVGRSLLVLFQSYLFAMWLIKDNSVNIFEGFLSSLDETNVREYRHDVNSNSAGSYEDVYFDDDEFNRICRIQEVLLPIFLVNDNSDPTPNFGTNPSVYNKILYNNHNRIRRALDFLCRARYESFLPSKISMYMAVLESLFNTSKSDVDKTVRKRTALFLGGNENIQTLNSEIIKKAYNVRSNYIHGQILGKAENSRNLIDLSQKVDNLIRQVLTKAIDEPSFQMKEKDAIKWIDNTFKLSLRNTFTFKDFTEVNTAGSNFKIYTHEPPCNKSFISEHPLKLCPFCKGAAEIIT
- a CDS encoding zinc finger domain-containing protein, which codes for MEQNPIISDLGNTTGCKSCGAILKYAPGTNSLQCEYCGTVNEIVTPNDVEKVSELDFNAHTDLDKNNDGESHEVSSVKCTSCGAESTLKPNVTADECAFCGTALVLKNAHIKTVIKPKSVLPFKIDKKEAYSSFGKWLGSLWFAPNDLKKYAVSEKLNGIYLPYWTFDTNTLTDYTGEQGIDRHETEHYTTVENGQTVTKTRTRVVTDWYYAAGSVGNSFDDVLVNASHSLPRDYVDVLEPWDLEGLVPFNENYLAGFRSESYQVGLKDSFELAKNKIKGTIDSSIRSDIGGDRQRIHSSDTTYSNTTFKHTLLPLWISSFRYRGKSFRFLINARTGETKGDRPYSWMKIAGTVISGIITICCFGLDITTGIVALAIFLLLLFKVFK
- a CDS encoding DMT family transporter, which codes for MNWIYLSLAIVTEVVGTVMIRFSNSFSKIIPTILMIAFYIVSYYFFNLSIKKIELGTAYAVWSGVGTALLTAVGMLVFNESISLSRVIAITLILIGVLILNLSGSSSQA
- a CDS encoding phenylalanine--tRNA ligase subunit alpha, whose product is MLDKIKGISEEIEQFQIDTKDSLEKFRLTFVSKKGKVTELFDLLKQVPNEEKRAMGAELNVLKNAAQAKLLHFTEVFEQAASQNASSGKDLTLPGIPDQNGTRHPLSMVREEITQIFERMGFNLSEGPEIEDDWHNFTALNFPLNHPAREMQDTFFIEKNPDIALRTHTSSVQVRVMENQKPPIRTLSPGRVYRNEAISARAHCVFHQVEGLYIDENVSFADLKQTLYHFVKEMFGKDTKLRFRPSFFPFTEPSAEIDISCLICKGEGCNICKHSGWVEIGGSGMVDPNVLENSKIDSKKYSGYAFGMGIERITMLKYQIKDLRLFTENDVRFLKQFTFLG
- a CDS encoding ABC-F family ATP-binding cassette domain-containing protein: MISVDGLTVAFGGRTLFSDVTFNINDNDRIALMGKNGAGKSTMLKIIAGVDKPTKGKITAPNGAVIAYLPQHLLLDDDSTVFEETSKAFASILNMKKEIDALNKELETRTDYESDEYYKIIERVSEVSEQYYSIEEINFDAEVEKTLLGLGFVRENFSRPTSEFSGGWRMRIELAKILLQTPDLILLDEPTNHLDIESIQWLEDFLVNSAKAVIVISHDRAFVDNITNRTIEVTMGRIYDYKTNYSHYLQLREERRQHQQKAFDEQQRFIADTTEFIDRFKGTYSKTLQVQSRVKMLEKLEPIEVDEVDTSSLNLKFPPAPRSGNYPVIANQLGKTYGDHVVFKDASFTIERGQKLAFVGKNGEGKSTMIKAIMGEIDFDGKLEVGHNAMIGYFAQNQASLLDEELTVFQTIDNIAVGDIRTKIRDILGAFMFGGDASAKKVKVLSGGEKTRLAMIKLLLEPVNLLILDEPTNHLDMKTKDILKEALLAFDGTIILVSHDRDFLSGLATKVFEFGNKRVKEHFEDINGFLRNKKMENLREIERKAK